A single window of Ananas comosus cultivar F153 linkage group 19, ASM154086v1, whole genome shotgun sequence DNA harbors:
- the LOC109725147 gene encoding ALA-interacting subunit 1-like, whose amino-acid sequence MMNHTGASATGSSSGSGDGANPRRNSKRPKYSKFTQQELPACKPILTPQWVISVFILVGVIFVPIGVAALLASNNVVEIVDRYDAACVPNNMTNDKLSYIQNKTISKTCTRVLTVPKDMNQPIYVYYQLDNFYQNHRRYVKSRNDQQLRDSSKANETNYCDPEKTTPDGSPIVPCGLIAWSLFNDTYSFTRGNKNLTVNKKDISWKSDRDHKFGKDVFPKNFQNGTLIGGGKLDPNKSLSEQEDLIVWMRTAALPTFRKFYGRIEVDLKENDTITVTLENNYNTYSFNGKKKLVLSTSSWLGGKNDFLGIAYLTVGGLCFFLATSFTIVYLIKPRKLGDPSYLSWNRNPSGR is encoded by the exons ATGATGAACCACACGGGCGCCTCCGCCACCGGATCGAGCTCCGGATCGGGCGACGGGGCGAATCCGAGGAGGAACTCGAAGAGGCCCAAGT ATTCCAAGTTCACACAGCAGGAGCTTCCGGCGTGTAAGCCGATTCTTACTCCCCAATGG GTCATATCGGTATTCATTCTTGTCGGCGTCATCTTCGTTCCTATTGGCGTCGCTGCGTTGTTAGCTTCCAATAAC GTTGTTGAAATCGTTGATCGATATGATGCCGCCTGTGTGCCGAATAACATGACCAACGATAAACTTTCTTACATCCAAAATAAAACGATCAGCAAAACTTGCACAAGAGTACTTACG GTTCCAAAGGATATGAATCAGCCTATCTATGTCTACTATCAACTTGATAACTTCTACCAAAACCACAGGAG GTATGTGAAGAGCCGAAATGACCAACAATTGAGAGATTCCAGCAAGGCAAATGAGACAAACTATTGCGACCCAGAGAAAACCACCCCAGATGGTTCCCCAATTGTTCCTTGCGGTCTTATAGCGTGGAGTTTGTTCAATGATACGTACAGCTTTACGCGTGGCAATAAAAACTTGACGGTGAACAAGAAAGACATTTCGTGGAAGAGTGACAGGGACCACAAATTTGGAAAGGATGTCTTTCCCAAGAACTTCCAGAATGGAACTCTCATAGGCGGCGGAAAGCTTGATCCTAACAAATCT CTGAGCGAACAGGAGGATCTTATTGTTTGGATGCGCACTGCAGCACTTCCAACATTCAGAAAGTTTTATGGGAGAATTGAGGTTGATCTAAAAGAAAATGACACCATAACGGTGACATTGGAGAACAATTACAACACGTACAGTTTCAATGGCAAGAAGAAGCTGGTGCTTTCGACCTCAAGCTGGCTTGGAGGAAAGAATGACTTCCTCGGCATTGCATACCTCACTGTGGGTGGACTCTGCTTCTTTCTGGCGACATCATTTACTATTGTATACTTGATAAAACCAAG GAAACTCGGAGATCCATCATACTTGTCCTGGAACAGAAATCCTTCCGGCCGGTGA